A segment of the Methanomassiliicoccaceae archaeon DOK genome:
ATGCTCTCGGCGGAGTCGCCGAGGATCTTCTCGAAGGACTCCCTCACCCAGTGGGTGATCATCTGCCTGTTGGCCCAGGCGTAGTTCGCGCCGCAGCACATGGCCCTGTAGTAGTCGTCCCCGAGCCTCGAGTCGAGGGGCGCGCAGGCTAGCTGCCTGTCGGGCAGGCTGACCGAGTTCTGCTTGATGTAGCGCTCCATCTCCTGAAGGTAGTCGGTGGCTATCTGGTGGCCGCATCCGCGTGACCCGCAGTGGACGGTCACGGTCAGGGTCCCCTCCTTCAGGCCGTACACCTTGGCGGTCCTCTCGTCGAACACGTTCTCGACCAGGTCGAGCTCCAGGAAGTGGTTGCCGGATCCCAGGGACCCGAGCTGGGGGAGCCCCCTCTTGCGGGCCTTGTCGCTGACCTTGGTGATATCCGCGTCAAGCATGTGCCCGTGCTCCTCGGTGACGTCCAGGTCGCTCTCCCATCCGTAGCCGTTCTCCACGGCCCATTCGGAGCCGTTGGCGAGGATCTCGTCGAGCTCCTTGTACCCGACCTTGGTGAGCCCCTTGGATCCGAGGCCGGACGGGACGTTCCTGTACAGCTCGTCCACGAGCTCGTCCTTCCTCCCGCCGAGGTCCTCCAGTGTGAGGTCGGTCTTGATGAGACGCACCCCGCAGTTGATGTCGAACCCGATCCCTCCGGGGGAGATTGAGCCGGAGAACTCGTCGACGGCGGCGACGCCGCCTATGGGGAAGCCGTATCCCCAGTGGATGTCCGGCATGGCCATGGAGCTCCCGACGATCCCGGGGAGGCACGCGACGTTCGCCGCCTGCTGCGGCGCGTTGTCCG
Coding sequences within it:
- a CDS encoding RNA-splicing ligase RtcB, with the translated sequence MTWQGKLNRIDDNRWEIPMDESAGMRTNAVIYASEEMISSIRADNAPQQAANVACLPGIVGSSMAMPDIHWGYGFPIGGVAAVDEFSGSISPGGIGFDINCGVRLIKTDLTLEDLGGRKDELVDELYRNVPSGLGSKGLTKVGYKELDEILANGSEWAVENGYGWESDLDVTEEHGHMLDADITKVSDKARKRGLPQLGSLGSGNHFLELDLVENVFDERTAKVYGLKEGTLTVTVHCGSRGCGHQIATDYLQEMERYIKQNSVSLPDRQLACAPLDSRLGDDYYRAMCCGANYAWANRQMITHWVRESFEKILGDSAESMGMDVVYDVAHNIAKKERHDIDRHHADVLVHRKGATRAFAPGRSEITMKYRDVGQPVIIPGDMSVGTYVLAGRRGSMEQTFGSSCHGAGRKLSRKAAISSLTVDGVMKEMSDKGVYLRNGSLEGVLEEAPEAYKDVDEVIKVVCDAGLTAKVAKLTPIGVIKG